In Setaria italica strain Yugu1 chromosome IX, Setaria_italica_v2.0, whole genome shotgun sequence, the genomic stretch CCAGCCTTTTCACAGCTATCTCCCGTCCATCTGGCAAGAACCCCTGAAAATAGGTAAGATTTGCGGTTGGATCTTATAGTAATATAATAGGTAGTATACTGCGTGTAGTTTCAATGTCTTTAGCCATTGTACGACCTTGTATACAGCGCCAAAGCCTCCATGCCCGAGCTTATTCTCTTCAGCAAAATTTGCCGTCGCCCTCCTTAATGTTGTCAGGTCAAAGAGGAGAGACCCGGCATCCTCATCTTCCTTGGGATCTGCATAGACAATTGGACATGCTTGTTGCTAATTTTTTCCAGAACCCTTCCTTTGCGCCACTTAAAATACTGAAGTTATATGTTCTGACGGCAGCAGAAGTGCAGAACATCACTCTTTCTACTTCAAATCAATTAAAGATTTGTTTGCAGAACTCACATTGTTTTGCTTGTCCTTTTCTCCAGATGTAGATGATAAACGCGGACGCAAGGACAACAACCAGGACCCCAAGGACAATGGCCATCACTGTTCCTGCGTTCCCTGAACCCTTTGTCCTGTTTGCTGCAGTTACGTGCAGAAAAGCTATTCATCAGTCTGAACTTAAATTGGAACATTATATTGTTGTGGATATATCAAGATATTGCTGTGAGCTCTGAACCTAATCTCGTTTCTCAAATCAAAATTAGGCAGGCTGTATAGAGCGTACTGTTCTGGCTTGccggagctggcggcggcggcgcgacaagGTTGACCACCGGGCTGCCGTCGTAGAAGGGGTACACCTCGTACCTGAGGTTACACCACACCGCGGTGAACTGCGCGCCGGACGTGCCGTTGAACAAGCGGGGCATACTGTCCCTGAGCCTGCCGAGGCACCCCTGGCACGTCCCCGGCGCCAGGTCCGGCGTGCACTGCACCAGCCCGTAGATGCTGTACACCAGGTCGCGGTTCGTCGTGGCGAACCCTTCGCCGGAGGTGATCACCCCGGCGGCgtacctcctcgtggagttgtgCGCCGCCcagccggcgagggcgccgatCAGGTCGGCGGCGAGCCCGACGTACTGGCCGGGGTTAGAGGTGATGTTGATGTCCTTGTTGACACCGAACGgtaccggcgcggcggcggcggcggcggcgtccgggtCGGCGAGGAAGTCCGTGTCCGAGTACCTGAGGAGGCAGCGATCGTAGTAGATGGACGCGTCCCTGACGCCCCTGCAGAAGCCGAAGGTGATGTTCGGGGCGAGCGAGAGGCAGGACGCGCAGCTGGTGGCATTGACGTCGCCGCGGCAGAGCGCGAGGCCCCACACCtggtcgggggcggcgccgAGCGTCTCGGTGGCGAAGCCGACGGTGGAGCTGGACGCGTTGGTGGCGAGGGATCCGAGCAGGGAGACGACGTTGGATTGGTAGGTGGAGTTGATGCCGTAGGAGGTCCTGTTGTTGCAGACGTAGTTCATGAGGTTGAAGGCGTGGCTGCGCCCTGGGTGGTGAGCGAAGAGAgctaggaggaggagaagggcggcggccatggtgtgCGTGGAATTTACGGTTACATTTCCCGTCCTAGTGAAGTAGTGATGAATATAGGAAAAAAATTGGATGGACCCTGGGCTCATTGCGTCCACCATGAGCTCCCTCCCTGGATGAAGGACGCGTGGAGACGCGCTGCATCAGACGGTCCTGGAATCGAGCATGGCCGTCCGTGGAGTTAGCGGCTCGTTCAGCATCGAGGACGTCCCGGCTTGGCTTCTCTTTCCGTCGGCTTGGCTTCTCTTTAAATCGGGGAGTCAGACCGTCAAACTCGTTCGTTTCATCTTCCCTGAGTTTGCCGCCGCCAGTAGCCCTAGACCAATTGCACGCCTCCACTGCTGCTTCCATGGATGAACCAGCCCAATTGCACTCCTCCATTGTTGCTTCCATGGATGAACCAGTGGCCTGCATGGAAGACATTAGAGGCCAAGAAGATGGAATGACAACTGTTGATCGGATGACATTTTCTTCTCTCTTGGAGGATTCACGTGCACTAGAATTTGATGCCGTTGGTGATGGTGGTCGAGAAGACGAACAGATAACACAGGTTAGTTATCTGCTTAGATcgttctgcatttttttttgacaaatgtTTTTTCTTCTATGTTGTTTGGTATCTGAGATATATTGCCCATATTTGACAGAACAACATGGTTACCAGGGGAGTAGAGAACATCGGCACCATTTTACAGACGTCTGGATCCATAGAGAATGAAGTACCTGATgaggtaaaaaaatatttaacaaacTTACAGAATATGTaacattttgttttatttttggcaCGCCTTTAATTGAAAATTCATATGTACAGGAGGTGGTTCGTAAAGGTGGGCAAAATTTCATCACTCCTACAGTTGGAATGACATTTGAATCTGAGGATCAAGCTTATGAGATGTACAACACCTATGCCGGCAAGGTTGGGTTTAGTATTAGAAAGAGCAAGACAAAGCACCGCCGAGATGGAAGTCTATGTCAGAAATTTATAGTTTGCAGTAATCAAGGACATCGAGAAAATGAGGCATCGCAAAAGGACATAACAAGGACAGGTTGTGATGCTCGTGTCCAGTTTAGTATCAGCAAAGAGGGGATTTGGAAGGTACAAAAGGTCATAGAACAGCACAATCACTATCTTGCTAGCCCAAATAAGGCACACAAGTTGAGGTCCCAAAGACAGGTTATAGAGGCAGATAGAAAATTAATTGGGCAGATACGAGAAGCTGGAATGAAGCCAGCCTAAGTTTATGAGTTCATGAAGCAGTTTTATGGAGGAGAAGAGAACATACCATTTGCTAAGATGGATTGTGATAATGAGATTGGTCGCGAGCGCAGGCAGTACTTAGAAGCCAATGATGCACAAACACTATCTGAATATCTGAGAAATAAACAGTTAGAGGATCCTACATTTTTTTATGCATTTCAGGTAGACAAGGAAGATGGTCGCATAGCAAATTTCTTTTGGGCAGATGGTCAGTCTATCATGGATTACAAATGCTTTGGCGATGCTGTGTTATTTGACACCACATTTAAAACTAATAAGTTTGAAATGCCTTTTGCTCCGATTCTTGGCTGCAACCATCACAAGCAAACAATAATTTTTGGGTGTGCACTTCTCTTTAATGAAactattgaatcatttgtttggCTCTTTGAAACCTTTCTAACAGCAATGTCAGGACAGCACCCCAGCACAATTTTTACAGATCAAGACGCGGCTATGGCAGGAgcaattgcttatgtatttCCAAATACAAGCCACCGTCTTTGTTTGTGGCACATTTGCTTAAATGCCGCTAAACATCTTAGTCATGAAATTCATGAGGCGGATAAGAAAGGTAACAAGTTACTAACAGATTTCAAAAATTGTGTTTACGAAAACAGGTCAGAGACTTATTTCTTAGAGAAATGGCAAGAACTGTTGGCTAAATACAATCTTGAGAATAACTCTTGGATGGCAAACCTATATGCTTTGAGGACAAAATGGGCTGCAGTATATCATGACTCTTTTACAGCAGACATGAACTCAACCCAGAGGAGTGAAGGTATGAATAATGTTTTCAAGAAACGATTTCGTAGGAGACTTGGTCTTTCGGAACTCCTTGTAGAATGTGAGAAGGTTGCAGTTAGTCTCCGAGCAAATGAGTTGGAAGCTGATTTTCAGTCACGCCGAAAGAATCCGGTTCCATATATTCCAAATCTACCAATGTTGAATACTGCAGCTGAATCATATACAAGGCGAATGTAttcggagtttgaggaagaatttaagAGACAATTTACATTGACTTGTGATTTGTTGGAAGCTGTGAGGACAAACTTGACATTCTTTGTTAAATATATGGAGTCT encodes the following:
- the LOC101759585 gene encoding putative receptor-like protein kinase At4g00960, which gives rise to MNYVCNNRTSYGINSTYQSNVVSLLGSLATNASSSTVGFATETLGAAPDQVWGLALCRGDVNATSCASCLSLAPNITFGFCRGVRDASIYYDRCLLRYSDTDFLADPDAAAAAAAPVPFGVNKDINITSNPGQYVGLAADLIGALAGWAAHNSTRRYAAGVITSGEGFATTNRDLVYSIYGLVQCTPDLAPGTCQGCLGRLRDSMPRLFNGTSGAQFTAVWCNLRYEVYPFYDGSPVVNLVAPPPPAPASQNTNRTKGSGNAGTVMAIVLGVLVVVLASAFIIYIWRKGQAKQYPKEDEDAGSLLFDLTTLRRATANFAEENKLGHGGFGAVYKGFLPDGREIAVKRLDKASAQGLKELRNELLLVAKLRHNNLAKLLGVCLKGQEKLLVYEYLPNRSLDTFLFAPAAESNPLLDWETRYRIIYGVARGLLYLHEDSQIKIIHRDLKASNVLLDADMNPKISDFGLARLFNGDKTTTVTSQVVGTLGYMAPEYAVLGHLSVKLDVYSFGVLVLEVVTGRRNTDTCFESELEEPGNLLSYVWDHWLKRTPLETMDPSLDCQAPESEVLKCIHIGLLCVQENPADRPTMLDILMMLHGQEASFAAPSKPAFTFAYSEMMNSEERDNVSGGSGNQRAAAAAAVFSVNGMSVSEFQPR